A genomic region of Alnus glutinosa chromosome 11, dhAlnGlut1.1, whole genome shotgun sequence contains the following coding sequences:
- the LOC133881216 gene encoding ethylene-responsive transcription factor SHINE 2-like yields MEAMNVQKERGRAIKETASSNGELKRKSCGRAEGSMSVVETLAKWKENQTQLDSCNVDTKPIRKVQEIRQPNGGKRMWLGTFANALEAALAYDKAARTMYASHARLNFPDSSTPTTSSCISPIETPPGFDSTTTSNNYEVFATKDTTHFSPNVMNEDGRSELRTDTQHSVLAATPMRFESTTTSNQYELFAAEDITFVSPNLENEDGEGELRTDAQHVAIAETNMPNRMVEKHLTGNFMDEIFHSDEFSELFNDDFFSNIELQFDWNFDVGQLGFLDVDQCGKLPDIVNNGE; encoded by the exons ATGGAAGCCATGAATGttcagaaagagagaggaagagccATCAAGGAAACTGCAAGCTCGAATGGTGAATT gAAGAGGAAGTCATGTGGTAGAGCTGAGGGATCTATGTCCGTGGTTGAGACTCTTGCCAAGTGGAAAGAGAATCAGACACAGCTTGACTCTTGTAATGTTGACACTAAACCCATTCGTAAAGTTCAAG AAATTCGGCAGCCAAATGGGGGAAAGAGGATGTGGCTTGGTACTTTTGCAAACGCACTAGAAGCTGCCCTTGCTTATGATAAAGCTGCAAGGACCATGTACGCTTCTCATGCTCGCCTTAACTTTCCAGATTCTTCTACACCTACAACTTCATCCTGCATTTCTCCAATAGAAACTCCACCAGGGTTTGATTCAACGACTACATCAAACAACTATGAGGTCTTTGCAACTAAGGACACCACACATTTTTCTCCTAATGTGATGAATGAGGATGGGAGAAGTGAATTGAGAACTGATACTCAGCATTCTGTGCTTGCTGCAACTCCAATGAGGTTTGAATCCACAACTACATCAAACCAATATGAGTTATTTGCTGCTGAGGACATCACATTTGTTTCTCCCAATTTGGAGAATGAGGATGGAGAAGGCGAATTGAGAACCGATGCTCAGCATGTTGCGATTGCTGAAACCAACATGCCTAATAGGATGGTAGAGAAGCATTTGACAGGTAATTTTATGGATGAAATATTTCATTCAGATGAATTTTCAGAGCTTTTCAACGATGATTTCTTTAGCAACATCGAATTGCAATTTGATTGGAATTTTGATGTTGGTCAATTGGGGTTTCTTGATGTCGACCAATGCGGGAAGCTTCCAGACATAGTTAATAATGGAGAATAA